Proteins from a single region of Thunnus albacares chromosome 14, fThuAlb1.1, whole genome shotgun sequence:
- the lbx1a gene encoding transcription factor LBX1a: protein MTSKDDSKCPVVLEERRRSPLDQLPPPANSNKPLTPFSIEDILNKPSVRRSYSLCGAAHLISPGEKLPSAGHSVSGRALLSQTSPLCALEELASKTFKGLEVSVLQAAEGRDGLTLFGQRNTPKKRRKSRTAFTNHQIYELEKRFLYQKYLSPADRDQIAQQLGLTNAQVITWFQNRRAKLKRDLEEMKADVESAKSVGTVAFEKLAKLAELEKCAAGGMGGGPVTASGHTESDPISSRSHHDTTESLDSSRPHMSPPSPASSRYTDRLSSKCCSEDEDEEIDVDD from the exons ATGACCTCTAAAGACGACTCAAAATGCccggtggtgctggaggaacGGAGGCGCAGTCCGCTGGATCAGCTCCCGCCGCCGGCCAACTCCAACAAGCCGCTGACTCCGTTCAGCATCGAGGACATCCTCAACAAGCCGTCGGTCAGAAGGAGCTACTCCCTGTGCGGAGCTGCACACCTCATCTCTCCCGGAGAGAAGCTGCCCTCGGCGGGTCACAGTGTGTCCGGCCGGGCGCTGCTCAGTCAGACCTCTCCGCTCTGCGCGCTGGAGGAACTGGCCAGCAAAACCTTCAAGGGCCTGGAGGTCAGCGTCCTGCAGGCTGCCGAGG GTCGAGACGGTCTGACGCTCTTTGGCCAGAGGAACACACCTAAGAAAAGGCGAAAGTCCCGCACGGCGTTCACCAACCACCAGATCTACGAGCTGGAGAAGCGCTTCCTGTACCAGAAGTACCTGAGCCCTGCGGACCGAGACCAGATCGCTCAGCAGCTCGGCCTGACCAACGCGCAGGTCATCACCTGGTTTCAGAACCGGCGGGCCAAACTCAAGCGGGACCTGGAGGAGATGAAAGCGGACGTGGAGTCTGCTAAGTCGGTGGGCACTGTGGCCTTCGAGAAGCTCGCCAAGCTGGCAGAGTTGGAGAAGTGCGCGGCGGGAGGTATGGGCGGGGGGCCAGTGACAGCGTCGGGCCACACTGAATCCGACCCGATTTCATCCAGGTCCCACCACGACACAACCGAGAGCCTCGACTCCAGCAGGCCGCACATGTCGCCTCCTTCGCCAGCCTCATCGCGGTACACAGACCGGCTGAGCAGCAAGTGTTGCtcagaggatgaggatgaggagattGATGTGGATGACTAA